A DNA window from Lagenorhynchus albirostris chromosome 5, mLagAlb1.1, whole genome shotgun sequence contains the following coding sequences:
- the ADARB1 gene encoding double-stranded RNA-specific editase 1 isoform X3, whose translation MDVEDEENMSSSSTDVKENCSLDGAPPKDGSAPGPGEGAPLSNGGGGGAGRKRALDESSNGHSKFRLKKRRRAPGPALPKNALMQLNEIKPGLQYTLLSQTGPVHAPLFVMSVEVNGQVFEGSGPTKKKAKLHAAEKALRSFVQFPNASEAHLAMGRSLSANADFTSDQADFPDALFNGFETPDRPDVPFYLGANGDDSFSSSGDLSLAASPVPAGLAQPPLPVPPPFPPPSGKNPVMILNELRPGLKYDFLSESGESHAKNFVLSVVVDGQFFEGSGRSKKLAKARAAQSALATVFNLRLDQTPSRQPVPSEGLQLHSPQVLADAVARLVLEKFGDLTDNFAAPHARRKVLAGIVMTTGTDVKDAKVISVSTGTKCINGEYMSDRGLALNDCHAEIISRRSLLRFLYTQLELYLNSKDDQKRSIFEKSERGGFKLKEKVRFHLYISTSPCGDARIFSPHEPVLEEPADRHPNRKARGQLRTKIESGEGTIPVRSNASIQTWDGVLQGERLLTMSCSDKMARWNVVGIQGSLLSVFVEPIYFSSIILGSLYHGDHLSRAMYQRISNIEDLPALYTLNKPLLSGISNAEARQPGKAPNFSVNWTVGDSAIEVINATTGKDELGRASRLCSLQLTAVQDH comes from the exons ATGGATGTAGAAGATGAAGAGAACATGA GTTCGAGCAGCACAGATGTTAAGGAAAACTGCAGTCTGGACGGCGCGCCCCCCAAGGACGGCAGCGCCCCGGGGCCTGGCGAGGGCGCCCCGCTCTCCAACGGGGGTGGCGGGGGCGCCGGCAGGAAGCGGGCCCTGGACGAGAGCAGCAATGGCCACTCCAAGTTCCGCCTGAAGAAGCGGAGGAGGGCGCCGGGGCCCGCGCTGCCCAAGAACGCGCTGATGCAGCTCAACGAGATCAAGCCTGGCCTGCAGTACACGCTGCTGTCGCAGACGGGACCCGTGCACGCCCCCCTCTTCGTCATGTCTGTCGAGGTCAACGGGCAGGTCTTCGAGGGCTCCGGCCCCACGAAGAAGAAGGCCAAGCTGCACGCGGCCGAGAAGGCCTTGCGCTCCTTCGTCCAGTTTCCCAACGCCTCTGAGGCCCACCTGGCCATGGGCCGGAGCCTGTCCGCCAATGCAGACTTCACGTCCGACCAGGCCGACTTCCCCGACGCGCTCTTCAACGGCTTCGAGACCCCGGACAGGCCGGATGTGCCCTTCTACCTGGGCGCCAATGGCGACGACTCCTTCAGCTCGAGTGGGGACCTCAGCCTGGCTGCGTCTCCCGTGCCTGCCGGCCTGGCCCAACCACCCCTCCCCGTGCCCCCGCCGTTCCCACCCCCGAGCGGGAAGAACCCCGTGATGATCTTGAACGAGCTGCGCCCGGGACTGAAGTATGACTTCCTCTCGGAGAGCGGGGAGAGCCACGCCAAAAACTTCGTCCTGTCTGTGGTCGTGGACGGGCAGTTCTTCGAGGGCTCGGGGAGGAGCAAAAAGCTCGCCAAGGCCCGGGCCGCGCAGTCCGCCCTGGCTACTGTCTTTAACTTGCGCCTGGACCAGACCCCGTCTCGCCAGCCTGTCCCCAGCGAGGGCCTCCAGCTGCACTCGCCACAG GTCTTAGCCGATGCCGTGGCGCGCCTGGTTCTGGAGAAGTTTGGGGACCTGACGGACAACTTCGCCGCCCCCCACGCACGCAGGAAAGTTCTTGCTGGAATCGTCATGACAACAG GCACAGATGTGAAGGATGCCAAGGTGATCAGTGTTTCCACAGGAACAAAGTGTATTAACGGCGAGTACATGAGTGATCGCGGCCTTGCGCTGAACGACTGCCACGCAGAAATCATATCTCGAAGATCCTTGCTTAGATTTCTTTACACACAACTTGAGCTTTACTTAAA TAGCAAAGATGATCAAAAAAGATCCATCTTTGAGAAGTCCGAGCGGGGAGGATTTAAGCTGAAGGAGAAGGTCCGGTTCCATCTGTACATCAGCACCTCCCCCTGTGGAGATGCCAGGATCTTCTCGCCACACGAGCCCGTCCTGGAAG AACCAGCAGACAGACATCCGAATCGTAAAGCCCGAGGACAGCTGCGGACGAAAATAGAGTCTGGTGAGGGGACGATCCCAGTCCGCTCGAATGCCAGCATCCAGACGTGGGACGGGGTGCTGCAAGGGGAGCGGCTGCTCACCATGTCCTGCAGTGACAAGATGGCGCG GTGGAACGTGGTGGGCATCCAGGGGTCCCTGCTCAGCGTCTTCGTGGAGCCGATCTACTTCTCCAGCATCATCCTGGGCAGCCTGTACCACGGGGACCACCTCTCCAGGGCCATGTACCAGCGCATCTCCAACATAGAGGACCTGCCTGCCCTGTACACCCTCAACAAGCCTCTGCTCAGCG